The proteins below are encoded in one region of Streptomyces roseifaciens:
- a CDS encoding helix-turn-helix transcriptional regulator, with protein sequence MITMTIDRSGLADFLRRSRDRVRPQDAGLPAGPRRRTPGLRREEVAQLAGMSADYYIRLEQARGPQPSPEMLAALARALRLSTDERDHLHLLAGRRPPAGRTAGDQVGPGLLHLLDRLPATPVQVLGDLGDVLAQNAMAEALLGGVCTVSEHGRNVVWRWFTDPAQRAAYPAGEHDYYSRLHVADLRAAVGRRAGDPAATRLVERLRDASEEFAGLWKLHEVAVRRATRMKVLHPLIGPVDLDCQMLLAPEGDQRVILYTPPAGSDTAERLALLKVVGTGQFDPAPAPAPTG encoded by the coding sequence ATGATCACCATGACGATCGACCGTTCCGGACTCGCCGACTTCCTGCGCCGCTCCCGCGACCGGGTGCGCCCGCAGGACGCGGGCCTGCCTGCCGGCCCCCGGCGCCGCACCCCGGGCCTGCGCAGGGAGGAGGTCGCTCAGCTCGCCGGCATGTCCGCCGACTACTACATCCGCCTCGAGCAGGCCCGCGGCCCTCAGCCCTCGCCGGAGATGCTCGCGGCGCTGGCCCGCGCCCTGCGCCTGAGCACCGACGAGCGCGACCACCTCCACCTCCTGGCCGGCCGCCGCCCGCCCGCCGGCCGGACCGCGGGCGATCAGGTGGGCCCGGGGCTGCTGCACCTGCTGGACCGGCTCCCGGCCACGCCGGTCCAGGTGCTCGGCGACCTCGGGGACGTCCTGGCCCAGAACGCGATGGCCGAGGCCCTGCTGGGCGGGGTGTGCACGGTCTCGGAGCACGGCCGCAACGTGGTGTGGCGCTGGTTCACCGACCCCGCGCAGCGCGCCGCGTATCCGGCCGGCGAGCACGACTACTACAGCCGGCTGCACGTGGCCGACCTGCGGGCGGCCGTGGGGCGGCGCGCAGGCGACCCCGCTGCGACGCGCCTGGTGGAACGGCTGCGGGACGCCAGTGAGGAGTTCGCGGGCCTGTGGAAGCTGCACGAGGTCGCGGTGCGCCGGGCGACGCGCATGAAGGTCCTGCACCCGCTGATCGGCCCGGTCGACCTGGACTGCCAGATGCTGCTCGCGCCGGAGGGCGACCAACGCGTCATCCTGTACACCCCGCCGGCCGGCAGCGACACCGCCGAACGCCTCGCCCTGCTCAAGGTCGTGGGCACCGGCCAGTTCGACCCGGCCCCGGCACCGGCACCGACCGGCTGA
- a CDS encoding L-tyrosine/L-tryptophan isonitrile synthase family protein: protein MSHATLTSPVPVTPAAAAPAPAAGASSASSASSASSVEARILRLLLPYHRTTGAGSADPADFPEQLRQIRQFTDAGEPVLFTLPGFPCKSPNPAKVLGHLPDEGERLSLAFLDRLCSRIGEVHAPGARILICSDGHIFGDLIHVPDEHIDAYGDALRDLIAGEGLGRLGTFDLRDVHGDLDHDTKRRLVTEAYAPSVEALRALVRSDEETARLYRGITRFLVEDTADFDGTRSALQRECRIRAYGVIARSRAWGDLIADCHPRSVRLSIHPQRPGAEKFGIRLLDAADAWATPWHAAVLRGRGGEARLMHRAEAETRGRLVLRAGRPSHFEERG, encoded by the coding sequence ATGTCCCACGCCACGCTGACCTCTCCCGTTCCCGTGACCCCCGCTGCGGCTGCTCCCGCTCCGGCCGCCGGTGCCTCCTCCGCCTCCTCCGCCTCCTCCGCCTCGTCCGTCGAGGCGCGCATCCTCCGCCTCCTCCTGCCGTACCACCGCACCACCGGCGCCGGGTCCGCGGATCCCGCGGACTTTCCCGAGCAACTTCGCCAGATACGACAGTTCACGGACGCGGGCGAGCCCGTCCTCTTCACCCTCCCCGGGTTCCCCTGCAAGTCGCCCAACCCCGCCAAGGTCCTCGGCCACCTCCCCGACGAGGGCGAGCGGCTCTCCCTCGCCTTCCTCGACCGGCTCTGCTCGCGCATCGGCGAGGTCCACGCGCCCGGCGCGCGCATCCTCATCTGCTCCGACGGGCACATCTTCGGGGATCTCATCCACGTACCGGACGAGCACATCGACGCCTACGGCGACGCGCTCCGCGACCTGATCGCGGGGGAGGGGCTCGGCCGGCTCGGCACGTTCGACCTGCGCGACGTCCACGGGGACCTCGACCACGACACCAAGCGCCGGCTCGTGACCGAGGCCTACGCGCCCTCGGTGGAGGCACTGCGGGCCCTCGTCCGCAGCGACGAGGAGACCGCGCGGCTCTACCGCGGCATCACCCGCTTCCTCGTCGAGGACACCGCGGACTTCGACGGCACGCGGTCCGCGCTGCAGCGCGAGTGCCGGATCCGCGCCTACGGGGTCATCGCGCGCAGCCGCGCCTGGGGCGACCTCATCGCCGACTGCCACCCCAGGTCCGTGCGGCTGTCCATCCACCCGCAGCGGCCGGGCGCGGAGAAGTTCGGCATCCGGCTGCTGGACGCGGCCGACGCGTGGGCCACGCCGTGGCATGCCGCCGTCCTGCGCGGGCGCGGGGGAGAGGCGCGGCTCATGCACCGGGCGGAGGCGGAGACGCGGGGGCGCCTCGTCCTCCGTGCGGGGCGCCCGAGCCACTTCGAGGAGCGGGGGTAG
- a CDS encoding cytochrome P450 family protein yields the protein MSQPEPSELPDPVPLYGPEYKRDPYPLYARMREAGPIHRVLFPSGVTAWLVTGHEAAQKTLADPRLGKNHDRGNDRWRARASIMPEPQHSQLQVHLLHQDPPKHTAMRRLVTDAFAPRRVEGMRARFQEMADALVDTMPADADSADLVQCFAARFPFRVLAEVIGLPPHLARRFRREWGKVVAPVGPTDPGRPAYEALLRELQGYIAEVVADRREAPGDGLLSRLVTARDAGELTPEELDSMIFQLLVAGQEPVTNQITTAMVNLLRHPEALARLRDEPELMPAAVEELMRIDSAFELTTWRFLAEDADLHGTRVPAGDSVIVSLCAANRDPERFPDPDTLDLDRAQGPHLAFGHGIHFCPGAALARIELQVALGTLLARLPGLRLAVPDEELPWIPAVLGRGTSALPVAFDRAAAVCPMGRG from the coding sequence GTGTCCCAGCCCGAGCCGTCCGAGCTGCCCGACCCCGTCCCCCTCTACGGGCCCGAGTACAAGCGGGACCCCTACCCGCTGTACGCGCGGATGCGGGAGGCGGGCCCGATCCACCGGGTCCTCTTCCCCAGCGGGGTCACCGCCTGGCTGGTCACCGGGCACGAGGCCGCCCAGAAGACCCTCGCCGACCCCCGGCTCGGCAAGAACCACGACCGCGGCAACGACCGCTGGCGCGCCCGCGCCTCGATCATGCCCGAGCCGCAGCACTCGCAGCTGCAGGTCCACCTCCTCCACCAGGACCCGCCCAAGCACACGGCCATGCGCCGCCTGGTGACCGACGCGTTCGCGCCGCGGCGCGTCGAGGGGATGCGGGCGCGCTTCCAGGAGATGGCCGACGCGCTCGTGGACACGATGCCGGCCGACGCGGACTCCGCCGACCTCGTGCAGTGCTTCGCCGCCCGCTTCCCCTTCCGGGTGCTCGCCGAGGTCATCGGCCTGCCGCCGCACCTGGCCCGCCGCTTCCGCCGCGAGTGGGGCAAGGTCGTCGCGCCCGTCGGGCCCACGGACCCCGGACGGCCCGCCTACGAGGCGCTGCTGCGCGAACTCCAGGGCTACATCGCCGAGGTCGTCGCCGACCGGCGCGAGGCCCCCGGCGACGGGCTGCTCAGCCGCCTGGTCACCGCCCGCGACGCGGGCGAACTGACCCCGGAGGAGCTCGACTCCATGATCTTCCAGCTGCTGGTCGCCGGCCAGGAGCCCGTCACCAACCAGATCACCACCGCCATGGTGAACCTGCTCCGCCACCCCGAGGCCCTGGCGCGGCTGCGGGACGAGCCGGAGCTCATGCCCGCCGCCGTCGAGGAACTCATGCGCATCGACAGCGCCTTCGAGCTGACCACCTGGCGCTTCCTCGCCGAGGACGCCGACCTCCACGGCACGCGCGTGCCCGCCGGCGACTCCGTGATCGTCTCGCTGTGCGCCGCCAACCGCGACCCCGAGCGCTTCCCCGACCCCGACACGCTCGACCTCGACCGGGCCCAGGGGCCCCACCTGGCCTTCGGCCACGGCATCCACTTCTGCCCCGGCGCGGCGCTCGCCCGCATCGAACTCCAGGTGGCCCTCGGCACCTTGCTCGCCCGGCTGCCCGGCCTGCGGCTCGCCGTGCCCGACGAGGAGCTCCCCTGGATCCCGGCCGTCCTCGGCCGCGGGACCTCCGCACTGCCGGTCGCCTTCGACCGGGCCGCCGCCGTCTGCCCCATGGGCCGTGGGTGA